One Vigna unguiculata cultivar IT97K-499-35 chromosome 11, ASM411807v1, whole genome shotgun sequence DNA window includes the following coding sequences:
- the LOC114170127 gene encoding putative cysteine-rich receptor-like protein kinase 31 codes for MSPEYAMEGIFSTKSDVYSFGVLLLEIVCGRKNTSFYDDEHPINLIGHVWELWKDGKCFESVDPSLEEVFDCDEVQRCIHVGLLCVEQYANDRPTMSDVISMLTNKSEIVSLPKRPAFYVQREMLNQNLSSPGLCTASTWSSKTSPVFRFDEGRVEAAYYGPSRAVPR; via the exons ATGTCTCCGGAATATGCTATGGAAGGAATTTTTTCTACAAAGTCAGATGTGTACAGCTTTGGAGTGTTGTTGCTTGAAATAGTTTGTGGACGAAAAAACACTAGCTTTTATGATGATGAACACCCAATAAATCTAATTGGACAT GTATGGGAATTATGGAAAGATGGAAAGTGTTTTGAATCAGTGGATCCCTCATTAGAGGAAGTATTTGATTGTGATGAAGTGCAGAGGTGTATTCATGTTGGTCTCCTATGTGTTGAACAATATGCAAATGATAGACCAACAATGTCTGACGTTATATCAATGTTGACAAATAAGAGTGAAATAGTGTCTTTACCTAAAAGACCAGCATTCTATGTTCAAAGAGAGATGCTTAACCAAAATTTATCTTCTCCGGGGCTGTGTACTGCTTCTACG TGGAGTTCTAAGACTTCTCCCGTTTTCCGTTTTGACGAGGGCCGCGTTGAGGCAGCGTACTACGGCCCCTCCAGAGCCGTGCCGAGGTGA